AGCGGGAAGGGGGTCGATGAAATTCAAGGTATACGTGGAAACGTCGGTAATCAGCTATCTCGCGGCGCGACCGAGTAGAGATGTTATAATTGCTGGTAGACAGGCCGTGACTCGCGAGTGGTGGGAGCACTACCGCAGCCGGTTTGAGTTGCTGTCCTCCGTGGTCGTGGAGGATGAGGCGGGCCGCGGTGACCCAGCGCAATGTGCGAGACGACTTGAATTGTTGGCCGGCATACCACGGGTCGCGGTGTCATTGGAGGCCGCGGAAATTGCAACGCGGCTCATCGAGGAGGGTGGCGTACCCGCGAGTTGCGAGGAAGATGCCCTTCACATCGCGATAGCGGCAACCCAGGGCGCCGATTATCTGGTGACCTGGAATTTTCGGCATATCAACAACGACGCCAAAAAGCAGACGATTGGCAAAATTGTAAATCGCTGTGGATGCGAATGCCCGATAATATGTTCGCCGGAGAGCTTTGGAGGTAATCTCGATGATTGAAGATCCGATCGTGGAAGAGATTCGACGCTACCGAAAGGCGCACGCCGCCCAGTATGGTAACGATTTGAAAAAGATCGTGGAAGCGTATCAGGAGTTAGAACGCAAGTCGGGCCGCGAATACCTTAATCTTGAGCCCAAGCGTGTATCCGTGCCCAAGGCGTCCGAGTCGCGGGGTGACTATGGGGCGCAGGGCCGGGAGGATGGGTCGTAGTCGGGGCTGATGCGCTGTGGGGTGTTCAGGGCAGAAGTGTTCAGTGCAGGACGGAGATGCGGCGCCGGCCTGGGGCGGCATCGGGCTA
This is a stretch of genomic DNA from Candidatus Hydrogenedentota bacterium. It encodes these proteins:
- a CDS encoding type II toxin-antitoxin system VapC family toxin translates to MKFKVYVETSVISYLAARPSRDVIIAGRQAVTREWWEHYRSRFELLSSVVVEDEAGRGDPAQCARRLELLAGIPRVAVSLEAAEIATRLIEEGGVPASCEEDALHIAIAATQGADYLVTWNFRHINNDAKKQTIGKIVNRCGCECPIICSPESFGGNLDD